Proteins encoded in a region of the Diospyros lotus cultivar Yz01 chromosome 9, ASM1463336v1, whole genome shotgun sequence genome:
- the LOC127809185 gene encoding AAA-ATPase At2g18193-like isoform X2, protein MAIFSLSSMPSASSVLSSYTSFQASAMLVNGVISEVQSMGRRLIPKQLREKILSKFQAFTGNLSSQMTLVFPQYNNGLSNNEIFQASEIYLQTKIGPSVKRLKVSKEPGEKGLTIRVNKGEKIIDTFQGIELVWQMVSIDKKNTGATDGSVDIEETQQISIELSFHETYKDKVLSSYLPLVLRRSKDLEEENKVVKLHSPSGSWNLDHPSTFQTLAMDPALKEELMADLDRFVRRRQFYQQVGKVWKRGYLLYGPPGTGKSSLIAAMANYLKFHVYDLELTSLRHNSDLRRALLRTTSRSIIVIEDIDCSADFESRRNKNTAPGQLDSQLTLSGLLNFADGIWSNCGDGRIIVFTTNHKDRLDPALLRPGRMDLHIHMSYCTADGFRSGGNPSRNSRRAYEK, encoded by the exons ATGGCCATATTTTCATTATCAAGCATGCCTTCAGCATCATCAGTTCTGTCGTCATACACCTCTTTCCAAGCATCGGCAATGCTGGTTAACGGAGTGATCAGCGAAGTCCAGAGCATGGGTCGCCGCCTCATACCCAAACAACTCCGAGAGAAAATCCTATCCAAATTTCAAGCATTCACCGGAAACCTTTCATCCCAAATGACTCTAGTTTTTCCCCAATATAACAATGGGCTCTCTAACAATGAAATCTTTCAGGCTTCTGAAATCTACCTCCAGACAAAGATCGGTCCTTCTGTTAAACGGCTTAAGGTATCCAAAGAACCAGGTGAAAAGGGGCTCACTATCAGAGTCAACAAGGGGGAGAAGATCATCGATACATTCCAAGGTATCGAGCTCGTTTGGCAGATGGTATCTATTGACAAGAAAAACACAGGCGCTACGGACGGTAGCGTCGATATTGAGGAGACTCAGCAAATATCAATTGAGCTTAGCTTTCACGAGACGTACAAGGACAAGGTACTGAGCTCTTACTTGCCCCTCGTATTACGGCGATCAAAGGAcctggaagaagaaaacaaggtaGTGAAGCTCCACTCACCATCGGGGTCATGGAATCTAGACCATCCATCCACTTTTCAAACGCTGGCTATGGATCCAGCACTGAAGGAGGAGCTGATGGCGGACTTGGACAGGTTCGTGAGGAGAAGACAGTTCTACCAGCAGGTTGGCAAGGTATGGAAGCGCGGGTACCTGTTGTATGGGCCGCCCGGCACAGGCAAATCTAGCTTGATTGCAGCCATGGCCAATTACTTGAAATTCCACGTCTACGACTTGGAGCTCACAAGTCTCCGTCATAATTCAGATCTCAGAAGGGCTCTGCTCCGTACCACAAGCCGATCAATTATTGTGATAGAGGACATTGACTGCAGCGCCGACTTCGAGAGCCGACGTAACAAAAACACAGCACCGGGACAGCTTGACAGCCAG TTGACATTGTCGGGGCTCCTGAATTTTGCTGATGGGATCTGGTCGAATTGTGGCGATGGGAGGATAATCGTATTCACGACAAATCACAAAGACAGATTAGACCCAGCATTGCTGAGACCGGGCCGAATGGACTTGCACATCCACATGTCCTACTGCACTGCTGACGGGTTCAG AAGTGGAGGCAACCCCAGCAGAAATAGCAGAAGAGCTTATGAAAAGTGA
- the LOC127809185 gene encoding AAA-ATPase At3g50940-like isoform X1, translated as MAIFSLSSMPSASSVLSSYTSFQASAMLVNGVISEVQSMGRRLIPKQLREKILSKFQAFTGNLSSQMTLVFPQYNNGLSNNEIFQASEIYLQTKIGPSVKRLKVSKEPGEKGLTIRVNKGEKIIDTFQGIELVWQMVSIDKKNTGATDGSVDIEETQQISIELSFHETYKDKVLSSYLPLVLRRSKDLEEENKVVKLHSPSGSWNLDHPSTFQTLAMDPALKEELMADLDRFVRRRQFYQQVGKVWKRGYLLYGPPGTGKSSLIAAMANYLKFHVYDLELTSLRHNSDLRRALLRTTSRSIIVIEDIDCSADFESRRNKNTAPGQLDSQLTLSGLLNFADGIWSNCGDGRIIVFTTNHKDRLDPALLRPGRMDLHIHMSYCTADGFRLLASNYLHITSHFMFIEIENLITEVEATPAEIAEELMKSEEPDIALAGLIKFLQDKKAQRIKANIEGDKETATGDKKPKQRAKAKLGRKKTLRKRKSSQ; from the exons ATGGCCATATTTTCATTATCAAGCATGCCTTCAGCATCATCAGTTCTGTCGTCATACACCTCTTTCCAAGCATCGGCAATGCTGGTTAACGGAGTGATCAGCGAAGTCCAGAGCATGGGTCGCCGCCTCATACCCAAACAACTCCGAGAGAAAATCCTATCCAAATTTCAAGCATTCACCGGAAACCTTTCATCCCAAATGACTCTAGTTTTTCCCCAATATAACAATGGGCTCTCTAACAATGAAATCTTTCAGGCTTCTGAAATCTACCTCCAGACAAAGATCGGTCCTTCTGTTAAACGGCTTAAGGTATCCAAAGAACCAGGTGAAAAGGGGCTCACTATCAGAGTCAACAAGGGGGAGAAGATCATCGATACATTCCAAGGTATCGAGCTCGTTTGGCAGATGGTATCTATTGACAAGAAAAACACAGGCGCTACGGACGGTAGCGTCGATATTGAGGAGACTCAGCAAATATCAATTGAGCTTAGCTTTCACGAGACGTACAAGGACAAGGTACTGAGCTCTTACTTGCCCCTCGTATTACGGCGATCAAAGGAcctggaagaagaaaacaaggtaGTGAAGCTCCACTCACCATCGGGGTCATGGAATCTAGACCATCCATCCACTTTTCAAACGCTGGCTATGGATCCAGCACTGAAGGAGGAGCTGATGGCGGACTTGGACAGGTTCGTGAGGAGAAGACAGTTCTACCAGCAGGTTGGCAAGGTATGGAAGCGCGGGTACCTGTTGTATGGGCCGCCCGGCACAGGCAAATCTAGCTTGATTGCAGCCATGGCCAATTACTTGAAATTCCACGTCTACGACTTGGAGCTCACAAGTCTCCGTCATAATTCAGATCTCAGAAGGGCTCTGCTCCGTACCACAAGCCGATCAATTATTGTGATAGAGGACATTGACTGCAGCGCCGACTTCGAGAGCCGACGTAACAAAAACACAGCACCGGGACAGCTTGACAGCCAG TTGACATTGTCGGGGCTCCTGAATTTTGCTGATGGGATCTGGTCGAATTGTGGCGATGGGAGGATAATCGTATTCACGACAAATCACAAAGACAGATTAGACCCAGCATTGCTGAGACCGGGCCGAATGGACTTGCACATCCACATGTCCTACTGCACTGCTGACGGGTTCAGGTTGCTTGCTTCCAACTATCTCCACATAACCAGTCACTTTATGTTCATTGAGATCGAGAATCTTATAACAGAAGTGGAGGCAACCCCAGCAGAAATAGCAGAAGAGCTTATGAAAAGTGAAGAGCCAGATATAGCTCTTGCCGGACTGATCAAGTTCCTGCAAGACAAGAAAGCACAGCGCATCAAAGCCAATATTGAAGGAGACAAAGAAACTGCAACGGGTGATAAAAAGCCAAAACAAAGAGCGAAAGCAAAATTGGGAAGAAAAAAGACcctgagaaaaagaaagagctCACAGTAG